One Roseimicrobium gellanilyticum genomic window carries:
- a CDS encoding AAA family ATPase, protein MSTTLQPLTEPELQTASAAVEKLRAALQQVLFGQDELINHVITGLLARGHLLLEGLPGLGKTELVKGLAKTLQLVAKRIQFTPDLLPGDITGNPMLQDTADGRRFVFQPGPIFANLVLADEINRASPKTQSALLEAMQERRVTVMGESHALPAPFFVLATQNPIELEGTYPLPEAQLDRFLFKLDVRSNDADTLEKIVLHREIGVEPQVDVVMDAASLNSLLEASRRMFMPQPVANFIARLVKATHPGEPHAGGVKFGASPRAALALAAAAKARGLMEQRLNASYEDVRAVAPAVLRHRILLDYGAKLEGLTPDLIVAKLLENVPAQDKPLPNTLRAAKI, encoded by the coding sequence ATGAGCACCACCCTCCAACCACTCACCGAGCCCGAACTTCAGACCGCCTCAGCAGCAGTTGAAAAACTTCGCGCGGCCTTGCAGCAAGTGCTCTTCGGGCAGGATGAGTTGATCAATCATGTCATCACCGGCCTGCTGGCACGTGGACACCTGCTGCTCGAAGGTCTTCCCGGATTGGGAAAGACGGAGCTGGTGAAGGGACTGGCAAAAACGCTGCAGCTCGTTGCCAAACGCATCCAGTTCACGCCTGACCTGCTGCCAGGTGATATCACTGGCAACCCCATGCTGCAGGATACCGCCGATGGCCGTCGCTTTGTATTCCAGCCGGGCCCCATTTTTGCGAACCTCGTGCTCGCGGATGAAATCAACCGCGCCTCGCCCAAGACGCAGTCGGCATTGCTGGAAGCGATGCAGGAGCGCCGCGTCACGGTGATGGGCGAATCCCACGCATTGCCCGCTCCTTTCTTTGTGCTGGCCACGCAGAACCCGATTGAACTGGAAGGCACCTACCCGCTGCCTGAGGCGCAGCTGGATCGTTTTCTCTTCAAGCTCGATGTGCGCAGCAATGATGCGGATACGCTGGAGAAGATCGTGCTGCATCGCGAGATCGGTGTGGAGCCCCAGGTGGATGTGGTGATGGATGCCGCTTCACTCAATTCTCTGCTGGAGGCTTCGCGTCGCATGTTCATGCCGCAGCCGGTGGCGAACTTCATCGCCCGCCTCGTGAAGGCCACGCACCCGGGTGAGCCGCATGCCGGTGGTGTGAAGTTCGGCGCCAGCCCGCGTGCCGCCCTCGCCCTGGCCGCTGCGGCAAAGGCTCGAGGACTCATGGAGCAGCGTCTGAACGCCAGCTATGAAGATGTGCGTGCCGTCGCTCCCGCCGTGCTGCGCCATCGCATCCTGCTCGACTATGGCGCGAAGCTGGAAGGTCTCACTCCGGATCTGATTGTCGCAAAGCTGCTGGAAAATGTGCCGGCGCAGGACAAGCCGCTGCCCAACACGCTTCGTGCCGCCAAGATCTGA
- the tadA gene encoding tRNA adenosine(34) deaminase TadA, with the protein MEEAGDEPIIVSTDEHFMREALRQARKAARQDEVPIGAVIVREGHVIARAWNQVETLKDATAHAEMIALTQAQSALGDWRLNECDLYVTKEPCPMCAGAIMHCRVRRVIFGCPDLKGGAAGGFWNLLQAPNLNHRSEIVSGVLGDECVMVLKSFFREARERRANGLIHKKGLSDL; encoded by the coding sequence ATGGAAGAGGCGGGGGACGAGCCCATCATTGTCAGCACAGACGAGCATTTCATGCGGGAAGCCCTGCGCCAGGCGCGCAAGGCCGCCAGGCAAGATGAAGTGCCCATTGGGGCAGTCATTGTGCGTGAGGGACATGTGATTGCCCGCGCCTGGAATCAGGTGGAGACGCTCAAGGACGCCACGGCCCATGCGGAAATGATTGCCCTGACCCAGGCTCAGAGCGCCTTGGGTGACTGGCGGCTGAATGAGTGTGACCTCTACGTGACCAAGGAGCCCTGTCCCATGTGTGCCGGAGCCATCATGCACTGCCGGGTGCGGCGGGTCATCTTTGGCTGCCCGGATCTCAAGGGGGGCGCAGCCGGCGGTTTTTGGAATCTCCTTCAGGCTCCGAACCTCAATCATCGCAGTGAGATTGTCTCTGGAGTGCTCGGGGATGAGTGCGTGATGGTGCTGAAAAGTTTCTTCCGCGAAGCCAGGGAACGCCGCGCCAATGGGTTGATCCACAAAAAGGGACTGTCAGATCTCTGA
- a CDS encoding efflux RND transporter periplasmic adaptor subunit codes for MIRFLSVIIPLAILAASGAGTWWLLVNRPETKMQEVRPVLVQVEGTRLKKTSFPVVVTSQGMVQPRTQTTLLPEVSAKIVESSSNFKPGGFFEKGEVLMKLDPVDYETAVVVAQAAVAQAESMLAEELAKAEQALENWKALGRSGEPNALAMRKPQVAKAHADVASAKAQVLKAERDLERTTIRAPFAGQVLEQLVDVGQLVTSGTQLAKVFAVDYVEIRLPLPERGMRFLALPENYRDGSESAATANAEVRLNAVMNGKLASWRGRIVRVEGAMDASTRQIIAVAQVDDPYAKRSDGLPPLKVGQFVEAEITGETLQDVYVIPRSAVRAGNEIILISPKNTLRRVLVEPLVSDEKQIVIAANAPKAPQEGEVLCLTPIPFPADGARVDPVIDGKASTVGMAKSDATATKPVPAPKGGPS; via the coding sequence ATGATCCGCTTCCTGAGCGTCATCATTCCCCTTGCCATCCTCGCCGCCAGCGGCGCGGGCACATGGTGGTTGCTCGTGAATCGTCCGGAGACAAAAATGCAGGAGGTGCGCCCTGTGCTCGTGCAGGTGGAGGGTACGCGGTTGAAGAAGACCTCTTTTCCCGTGGTCGTCACCTCGCAGGGCATGGTGCAGCCGCGCACACAGACCACCCTGCTGCCAGAAGTCTCCGCGAAGATCGTGGAGAGCAGCTCCAACTTCAAACCTGGAGGCTTCTTTGAGAAGGGTGAGGTGCTGATGAAGCTCGACCCCGTGGATTATGAGACCGCAGTCGTGGTCGCCCAGGCAGCCGTGGCACAGGCGGAGTCCATGCTGGCAGAGGAACTGGCCAAGGCTGAGCAGGCGCTGGAAAACTGGAAGGCCCTGGGTCGGTCTGGCGAGCCGAATGCCCTCGCCATGCGCAAGCCCCAAGTCGCCAAGGCGCATGCCGATGTCGCCTCCGCCAAAGCCCAGGTATTGAAGGCCGAGCGTGACCTGGAGCGCACCACCATCCGTGCACCCTTCGCCGGGCAGGTGCTGGAGCAGCTGGTGGATGTCGGTCAGCTCGTCACCTCCGGCACGCAGCTCGCCAAGGTATTTGCGGTCGACTATGTGGAAATCCGCCTGCCCCTGCCGGAGCGTGGCATGCGGTTCCTGGCGCTCCCGGAGAACTACCGTGATGGCTCAGAATCCGCGGCCACGGCGAACGCCGAGGTCCGCCTGAACGCTGTAATGAACGGAAAGCTCGCTTCATGGAGAGGCCGCATCGTCCGTGTGGAGGGCGCCATGGATGCCAGCACGCGCCAAATCATCGCCGTCGCTCAGGTGGATGATCCCTACGCGAAGCGCAGCGATGGACTCCCCCCGCTCAAGGTGGGCCAGTTCGTGGAAGCGGAGATCACCGGGGAAACGCTCCAGGATGTATATGTCATCCCTCGCAGTGCAGTACGGGCCGGGAATGAAATCATCCTCATATCCCCGAAGAACACGCTTCGTCGTGTGCTGGTGGAGCCTCTGGTGAGCGATGAAAAGCAAATCGTGATCGCCGCCAATGCTCCCAAGGCACCCCAAGAGGGTGAAGTGCTGTGCCTGACTCCCATTCCCTTTCCGGCAGATGGCGCTCGCGTGGATCCGGTGATCGATGGCAAAGCCAGCACGGTAGGCATGGCCAAGTCGGACGCGACCGCGACCAAACCCGTTCCTGCACCCAAGGGTGGACCTTCGTAA
- a CDS encoding efflux transporter outer membrane subunit — MLRQRSSRISLTRIAQLCCVGAFTWVVPGCAVRDTWGKARKEGDLTAHEQSVPEKWSRGPKIPSKAATGWLADFGNGELTRLVDEAIAKNPDLKATAARVTQARAQVRIAGADLWPQAATDFNARRNQSASGQRFVGVGQRSNRFELGLDVSWEVDFWGRIKDQRGAAVADAEAAAEDLHAAKLSLAANVVKGAVTLVESKEQVRLAEDNVNSRRTHLQIVERQLERGLDSDRAALDVSLSRADLARAEESLALRKRASDEARRVLEVLLGAYPGGKETGLSALPTVKLKVPAGIPSEVLLRRPDIRAAERRLEASLREESAAKKAFLPSFNLTGGTGLSTEDLSFLIDQGSVVWTVAGNVAQQIFQGGRIKANVDLARARYEEALALYASTATTAFKEVESALSAEAYLLEQEAALERASTEAARSVQLATGQYERGLVDILTLLDAQQRAFDARSALAVIKAQRLRNRADLHLALGGDF, encoded by the coding sequence ATGCTGCGCCAACGCTCTTCAAGAATTTCCCTCACCCGTATTGCGCAGCTTTGCTGTGTGGGCGCATTCACCTGGGTGGTTCCCGGGTGTGCAGTCCGGGACACGTGGGGCAAGGCGCGCAAAGAGGGAGATCTCACGGCGCATGAACAGTCTGTGCCGGAGAAATGGTCTCGAGGCCCGAAGATTCCGTCCAAGGCGGCGACTGGCTGGCTGGCTGATTTTGGAAACGGTGAACTGACCCGCCTTGTGGATGAAGCCATCGCGAAGAATCCCGATCTGAAGGCCACTGCGGCACGGGTCACGCAGGCGCGTGCGCAAGTGCGCATTGCAGGTGCAGATCTCTGGCCGCAGGCTGCGACCGATTTCAACGCACGCCGCAATCAGAGTGCCTCCGGCCAGCGGTTCGTGGGTGTGGGACAGCGGAGCAATCGGTTTGAGCTTGGACTCGATGTGAGTTGGGAGGTGGATTTCTGGGGTCGCATCAAGGATCAGCGTGGTGCTGCCGTAGCGGATGCCGAAGCCGCCGCCGAAGACCTGCACGCGGCGAAGCTTTCTCTCGCGGCGAATGTCGTGAAAGGTGCGGTGACCCTGGTGGAATCCAAGGAGCAGGTCAGGCTCGCGGAGGACAACGTGAACTCCCGCCGCACCCACCTGCAGATCGTCGAGCGGCAGCTGGAACGTGGCCTGGACTCGGATCGCGCTGCGCTGGATGTGAGCCTGAGTCGTGCGGATCTTGCTCGTGCGGAGGAGTCCCTCGCCCTGCGCAAGCGTGCCTCAGATGAGGCGCGTCGCGTCCTTGAGGTTCTCCTGGGAGCTTATCCCGGCGGGAAGGAGACGGGTCTTTCGGCGTTGCCCACCGTGAAGCTCAAAGTGCCCGCGGGCATCCCATCGGAAGTCCTGCTACGCCGGCCGGACATCCGTGCTGCCGAGCGCCGCCTGGAGGCGTCCCTGCGCGAGGAGAGCGCCGCAAAGAAGGCATTTCTTCCGAGCTTCAATCTCACCGGTGGCACCGGCCTGAGCACTGAGGATCTCAGCTTCCTCATCGACCAGGGATCGGTGGTTTGGACGGTGGCGGGAAATGTCGCCCAGCAGATCTTCCAAGGTGGGCGCATCAAGGCGAATGTCGATCTCGCCCGTGCCCGTTATGAGGAAGCCCTGGCGCTGTATGCCAGCACGGCCACCACTGCGTTTAAGGAAGTGGAATCGGCTCTTTCGGCAGAGGCCTATTTGCTGGAGCAGGAGGCCGCCCTTGAGCGTGCCTCCACGGAGGCCGCCCGCTCGGTACAGCTTGCCACCGGCCAGTACGAGCGTGGGTTGGTGGACATCCTCACTCTCCTCGATGCCCAGCAGCGTGCGTTTGATGCACGCAGTGCTCTCGCGGTGATCAAAGCCCAGCGACTGCGCAATCGGGCGGATCTGCATCTCGCCCTCGGGGGTGATTTTTGA
- the treY gene encoding malto-oligosyltrehalose synthase codes for MKAALLATYRWQYHQGFTFRDALALVPYLHALGVSHVYASPIFRASPGSLHGYDVADHNEINPEIGTREEFDALVAELHRHGMGFIADFVPNHMGISDPNNEWWMNVLENGPASPYAGYFDVEWHPLKPALENKVLLPILGDQYGRVLERGELRLKYEHGAFKLECPGAVLPIATRTTRPLLQRAAENLGEAPDELHSIITALENLPTRDQTDPARIAERVREKRVIRERLVRLCEMEPEVHQAIQAAVEVWQDGSDPKNLDRLDALISEQPYRLSYWRVAAEEINYRRFFDVNSLAAIRVELPEVFDATHRLLLELFANGSLDGVRIDHIDGLARPAQYLETLRQKIAEATSGNTPGWVFVEKILGAGEKLRSGWQTDGTTGYEFATQAMHVLVDRASERRLTQCYEKFLGDHADYREMVCQSKRLIMQLTMASEVNVLGTMLSRLAEMHRWYRDFTVNALTTAIREVIASFPVYRSYIDPEHPVGDADATVISQAIALARRRNPALERSVFEFIRIVLLPPAENPHPLDEEVRRAFVVKFQQCTGPIMAKGVEDTAFYVYNRLVALNEVGGNPGIYGTPLESFHKQCAARQADWPGNLLATSTHDTKRSEDVRARILALSEMPVEWSQAVRKWHTVNRKHKETLDGVLVPDANEEFFLYQTLLGSWPLQPMNDEERGVYLKRLQEYMTKSLHEAKVNSSWIDPNEAWDKAVEAFVERILTPGSKNRFLTLFEPLAASIAELGAVNSMTQTVLKLTTPGVPDFYQGTEMWDFSLVDPDNRRPVDYVARQHSLQSLASASPANLLANWKDGRIKLFLIKRLLQLRQTSPVLFFSGSYEPLVANGRHAERCLAFRRATPEAGMVVVVPRLTRPLGFPPVGDCWEDTAMDLPDSSASGWRDVFTGRVFARVGAAPLTDLFAELPFAVLVSGDTGA; via the coding sequence ATGAAGGCTGCGCTCCTCGCCACCTACCGCTGGCAGTATCACCAGGGATTCACGTTTCGTGATGCCCTGGCTCTGGTACCGTATCTGCATGCTCTTGGAGTCAGTCACGTGTATGCCTCTCCGATCTTCCGCGCCAGTCCGGGCAGTCTCCATGGCTATGACGTGGCGGATCACAATGAGATCAACCCGGAGATCGGCACCCGGGAGGAATTTGACGCCCTGGTCGCCGAGTTGCACCGGCATGGCATGGGATTCATCGCGGATTTCGTGCCGAATCACATGGGCATCAGTGATCCGAACAATGAGTGGTGGATGAATGTGCTGGAGAACGGCCCGGCGTCGCCTTATGCGGGCTACTTCGATGTGGAGTGGCATCCGCTCAAGCCTGCTCTGGAGAACAAGGTCCTGCTGCCCATTCTTGGAGACCAATACGGTCGTGTGCTGGAGCGCGGGGAGTTGCGGCTGAAGTATGAACATGGTGCCTTCAAACTGGAGTGCCCCGGTGCGGTGCTGCCCATCGCGACCCGCACGACCAGGCCGTTGCTGCAGAGGGCGGCGGAGAATCTGGGAGAGGCGCCCGATGAATTGCACAGCATCATCACGGCGTTGGAGAATCTTCCCACACGCGACCAGACAGACCCGGCCAGGATTGCAGAGCGCGTGCGCGAAAAACGTGTCATCCGTGAGCGTCTCGTGCGGCTCTGCGAAATGGAACCCGAGGTGCACCAGGCCATCCAAGCGGCCGTGGAGGTGTGGCAGGATGGCAGCGATCCCAAGAATCTGGATCGCCTCGATGCACTCATCTCGGAGCAGCCCTACCGTCTGAGCTACTGGCGCGTCGCGGCGGAAGAGATCAACTATCGCCGGTTCTTCGACGTAAATTCGCTGGCTGCCATCCGGGTGGAACTGCCGGAGGTGTTTGATGCGACTCATCGCCTCCTGCTGGAGCTCTTTGCCAACGGTAGCCTGGATGGTGTGCGCATCGATCACATTGACGGCCTTGCGCGTCCTGCGCAGTATCTGGAAACCCTGAGGCAGAAAATTGCGGAGGCCACGAGTGGAAATACTCCGGGGTGGGTGTTTGTTGAAAAGATTCTGGGTGCCGGCGAGAAATTGCGGTCTGGCTGGCAAACAGATGGGACCACGGGGTATGAGTTCGCCACGCAAGCCATGCATGTCCTCGTGGACCGCGCGAGCGAGAGGAGGCTCACGCAGTGCTATGAAAAGTTTCTCGGCGACCATGCTGACTACCGGGAAATGGTCTGCCAGAGCAAGCGCCTCATCATGCAGCTCACGATGGCGAGTGAGGTGAATGTGCTTGGCACCATGCTCAGCCGTCTGGCGGAGATGCACCGATGGTACCGCGACTTCACTGTCAATGCGCTCACCACGGCCATTCGCGAGGTCATCGCCAGCTTTCCCGTGTATCGCTCGTACATTGACCCGGAGCATCCGGTGGGGGATGCGGATGCGACGGTGATTTCGCAGGCCATCGCGCTGGCGCGGCGGAGGAATCCCGCGCTGGAGCGCTCGGTGTTTGAGTTCATTCGTATCGTGTTGCTGCCGCCTGCAGAGAATCCGCATCCGCTGGATGAGGAAGTACGGCGTGCCTTTGTGGTGAAGTTCCAGCAGTGCACTGGTCCCATCATGGCCAAAGGGGTGGAGGACACAGCCTTCTATGTCTACAACCGGCTCGTGGCGCTCAATGAAGTGGGGGGCAACCCGGGCATCTACGGAACTCCCCTGGAGAGCTTTCACAAGCAGTGTGCCGCGCGGCAGGCCGATTGGCCGGGCAATCTCCTGGCGACTTCAACTCATGATACCAAGCGCTCCGAAGATGTCCGGGCCCGTATTCTCGCCCTGAGTGAGATGCCCGTGGAATGGTCGCAAGCCGTGCGCAAATGGCATACGGTCAATCGGAAGCACAAGGAAACTCTGGATGGCGTGCTGGTCCCCGATGCGAATGAGGAGTTTTTCCTGTACCAGACGCTTCTTGGCTCATGGCCACTGCAGCCGATGAATGACGAGGAACGCGGCGTCTATCTGAAACGTCTTCAGGAGTACATGACCAAGTCCCTGCACGAGGCCAAGGTGAACAGCAGTTGGATTGATCCCAACGAAGCCTGGGACAAGGCCGTGGAGGCATTCGTCGAGCGCATTCTGACGCCGGGATCCAAGAATCGATTCCTCACCTTGTTTGAGCCCCTCGCAGCCAGCATTGCTGAGCTGGGGGCGGTGAACTCCATGACGCAAACCGTGCTCAAGCTGACCACGCCCGGCGTTCCGGATTTCTACCAGGGTACAGAGATGTGGGATTTCAGTCTCGTGGATCCGGACAATCGCCGACCGGTGGATTACGTGGCCCGACAGCACTCACTACAGTCACTCGCTTCCGCCTCTCCAGCAAACTTGCTGGCCAACTGGAAGGATGGACGAATCAAGCTCTTCCTCATCAAACGACTTCTGCAGTTGCGGCAAACGAGCCCGGTTTTGTTTTTCTCCGGCAGTTACGAGCCTCTCGTGGCGAATGGCCGCCATGCAGAGAGGTGCCTCGCCTTCCGTCGCGCCACTCCCGAGGCTGGCATGGTGGTGGTTGTCCCGCGGCTGACCCGGCCACTGGGCTTCCCACCGGTCGGTGACTGCTGGGAAGATACCGCGATGGACCTGCCTGACTCCTCCGCGAGTGGGTGGAGGGATGTCTTCACCGGCAGAGTGTTTGCCAGAGTGGGAGCGGCGCCCCTCACGGACCTCTTTGCCGAGCTGCCCTTCGCGGTGCTGGTGTCCGGAGACACGGGGGCTTGA
- the treS gene encoding maltose alpha-D-glucosyltransferase, protein MNDPLWFKDAVIYELHVKTFQDSDGDGLGDFRGLITRLDYLADLGVTAIWLLPFYPSPLRDDGYDISDYFAINPTYGTLEDFHQLLEEAHKRDLKIITELVLNHTSDQNVWFQRARKAPAGSPERDFYVWSDDPRKYKEARIIFKDFETSNWTWDSVAKQYFWHRFYSHQPDLNFDNPAVHDALFKVIDFWLEMGVDGVRLDAVPYLYEREGTNCENLDETHAFLRKLRQHVDGKFPGRMLLAEANQWPEDAVAYFGKGDECHMEFHFPLMPRMFMSLQMEDRFPIIDIMDQTPAIPDNCQWAIFLRNHDELTLEMVTDEERDYMYRVYAKDPRARINLGIRRRLAPLLGNNRRKIELINSLLLSLPGTPVIYYGDEIGMGDNFYLGDRNGVRTPMQWNADRNAGFSKANPQQLFLPVIIDPEYHYESVNVENQQGNLSSLFWWMRRVLGVRRQSRAFSHGNLEFLHPDNAKILAFTRRHEDEIVLIVANLSRFTQYVEINLASYAGLVPEEMFGHTRFPEIRQTPTPFTIGPHGCLWFTLKPSMASIAGEASWIAPEFEEDPEWGPSLRKEIERELLPGFLPLCRWFGGKGRVVREMKVVHLVPTDVPEVRLVVVEVSYTEGLPERYLMPLSITGGEEARQMLDNLPAAVLAKFKSGEVLADAFHLASYRLSLLNAITKGTRGKPKEDVCIVGSSAGSVASMLDEATTHTRVVSIEQSNTSIVYGEKLFLKFFRKYEAGIHPDLEMTQKLQEAGFEQVPAYLGSLKLQENGSSGAVAMLGNYIQNQGDGWAFALDAVMRYFDRVLEARATSSQATTDDLIGGVFPGRAGQLGTMTARMHLALLALGESSEDFAPEPFSMLYQRSLYQAMRGAAGRVLRKMQMCGNELPEHVREDVQFILASKDTLLNALSQFLEHKISALKTRTHGDFHLGQVLNTGKEFVVIDFEGEPSLSMGERRLKRSPLRDVAGMLRSFDYAASTALKQEREDDARYLASHARTWVKHVSNEFLRCYFKTAEGAAFLPPEEKDTRLMLRMYMIEKAVYEIGYEISYRPSFVDVPIGAVRRMLEEETGNDTD, encoded by the coding sequence ATGAATGATCCCCTCTGGTTCAAGGACGCCGTCATTTACGAACTCCACGTCAAGACTTTCCAGGACAGTGATGGCGACGGCCTTGGCGATTTCCGCGGCCTCATCACGAGACTGGACTACCTGGCGGATTTGGGTGTGACGGCGATCTGGCTGCTGCCTTTCTACCCATCTCCACTCAGGGACGATGGCTATGACATTTCTGACTACTTCGCCATCAACCCCACCTACGGAACACTCGAAGACTTCCACCAACTCCTGGAAGAGGCACACAAGCGAGACCTGAAGATCATCACCGAACTGGTGCTGAATCACACCTCTGACCAGAACGTGTGGTTCCAGCGTGCCCGCAAGGCGCCCGCCGGATCACCCGAGCGGGATTTTTACGTATGGTCCGACGATCCGCGGAAATACAAGGAGGCCCGCATCATCTTCAAGGATTTCGAAACGTCCAACTGGACCTGGGATTCGGTGGCTAAGCAGTACTTCTGGCACCGCTTCTACTCGCACCAGCCGGATCTGAACTTCGACAATCCGGCGGTGCATGATGCGCTTTTCAAGGTGATCGATTTCTGGCTCGAAATGGGAGTGGATGGCGTGCGCCTCGATGCGGTTCCCTACCTCTACGAACGCGAAGGCACCAACTGCGAGAATCTGGACGAGACGCATGCCTTCCTGCGCAAGCTGCGCCAGCATGTGGACGGCAAGTTCCCCGGACGCATGTTGCTCGCGGAGGCGAATCAATGGCCGGAAGATGCGGTGGCGTACTTCGGCAAGGGGGACGAGTGCCACATGGAATTCCACTTTCCGCTGATGCCGCGCATGTTCATGTCGCTGCAGATGGAGGATCGCTTCCCCATCATCGACATCATGGACCAGACGCCGGCCATTCCGGACAACTGCCAGTGGGCCATCTTCCTGCGCAACCATGATGAACTGACCCTGGAGATGGTGACCGATGAAGAGCGCGACTACATGTACCGTGTGTACGCCAAGGATCCGCGTGCCCGCATCAACCTGGGCATCCGTCGTCGCCTCGCCCCACTGCTGGGGAACAACCGTCGCAAGATCGAACTCATCAACTCCCTGCTCCTCTCACTCCCCGGCACACCGGTGATTTACTACGGCGATGAAATCGGCATGGGAGACAACTTCTACCTCGGCGACCGCAATGGCGTGCGCACCCCGATGCAGTGGAACGCGGATCGCAATGCTGGCTTCTCCAAGGCCAATCCGCAGCAACTCTTCCTGCCTGTCATCATCGATCCCGAGTATCACTACGAGTCGGTGAACGTGGAGAATCAGCAGGGAAATCTTTCCTCGCTTTTCTGGTGGATGCGCCGCGTGCTTGGTGTGCGTCGTCAGTCCAGGGCCTTCTCCCACGGCAACCTGGAATTCCTGCATCCCGACAATGCGAAGATCCTCGCGTTCACCCGCAGGCACGAGGACGAGATTGTGCTGATCGTGGCAAATCTCTCCCGCTTCACGCAGTACGTGGAGATCAACCTCGCATCATATGCAGGCCTGGTGCCGGAAGAAATGTTCGGTCACACACGATTCCCGGAGATTCGCCAGACACCCACGCCATTCACGATAGGGCCACATGGATGCCTGTGGTTCACGCTAAAGCCATCCATGGCGTCCATTGCCGGAGAGGCTTCATGGATCGCGCCGGAGTTCGAAGAAGATCCTGAGTGGGGACCTTCGCTCAGAAAAGAGATCGAGCGCGAGCTTCTCCCAGGATTCCTGCCCTTGTGCCGCTGGTTCGGTGGCAAGGGACGTGTCGTGCGTGAGATGAAGGTCGTGCACCTCGTGCCGACCGACGTGCCGGAGGTTCGACTGGTGGTGGTGGAAGTCAGCTACACAGAAGGTCTGCCGGAGCGCTACCTCATGCCTCTCTCCATCACCGGAGGAGAGGAGGCACGCCAGATGCTGGACAACCTTCCCGCTGCCGTGCTGGCAAAATTCAAGAGCGGCGAAGTGCTCGCAGATGCATTCCACCTCGCGTCCTATCGCCTCTCGCTTCTGAATGCCATCACAAAAGGAACCAGAGGCAAACCGAAGGAGGACGTGTGCATTGTCGGCTCCAGCGCCGGCTCGGTGGCTTCGATGTTGGATGAGGCTACCACGCACACACGCGTGGTGAGCATCGAGCAATCGAACACCTCCATCGTATACGGAGAGAAACTGTTCCTCAAATTCTTCCGGAAGTACGAGGCTGGCATTCATCCCGACCTCGAGATGACACAGAAGCTGCAGGAGGCCGGCTTCGAGCAGGTCCCTGCCTACCTTGGCTCCCTGAAGCTTCAGGAGAATGGAAGCAGCGGCGCCGTGGCCATGCTGGGCAACTACATCCAGAATCAAGGCGACGGCTGGGCCTTCGCGCTTGATGCCGTGATGCGCTACTTCGACCGCGTGCTGGAAGCCAGGGCCACCTCTTCCCAGGCCACCACGGATGACTTGATAGGCGGCGTCTTCCCCGGACGCGCCGGTCAGCTCGGCACCATGACCGCGCGCATGCATCTGGCGCTGCTGGCCTTGGGTGAGTCATCGGAAGATTTCGCTCCAGAGCCCTTCAGCATGCTCTACCAGCGCTCGCTTTATCAGGCGATGCGCGGCGCGGCGGGACGAGTGCTGCGCAAGATGCAGATGTGCGGCAACGAATTGCCGGAACATGTGCGTGAGGATGTGCAATTCATCCTCGCCTCCAAGGACACCCTGCTGAATGCGCTTTCACAATTCCTTGAGCACAAGATCTCAGCACTCAAGACACGCACGCATGGCGACTTCCATCTTGGCCAGGTGCTCAACACCGGGAAGGAATTTGTGGTGATCGACTTCGAAGGGGAGCCGAGCCTCTCGATGGGCGAGCGCCGCCTGAAGCGCTCACCGCTACGTGATGTGGCGGGCATGCTGCGCTCCTTTGACTACGCAGCCTCCACCGCGCTAAAACAGGAACGCGAGGACGACGCCCGCTACCTGGCGTCTCACGCACGCACCTGGGTGAAGCACGTGAGCAATGAATTCCTCCGGTGCTATTTCAAGACTGCCGAAGGGGCTGCCTTCCTGCCTCCGGAAGAGAAGGACACACGCCTCATGCTCCGCATGTACATGATTGAGAAAGCCGTCTACGAAATCGGGTATGAAATCAGTTACCGCCCTTCCTTCGTGGACGTGCCCATTGGCGCAGTGAGGAGGATGCTGGAGGAGGAGACTGGAAATGACACCGATTGA
- a CDS encoding DUF6429 family protein: MGYDENKIDEMVLALLYLTLHEGDRAWKGHDWDALDRLHKKGMIHDPVGEAKSVVLTDEGLKKCAELFQKHFGSSNG, translated from the coding sequence ATGGGCTACGACGAAAACAAAATCGATGAGATGGTGCTCGCTCTACTCTACCTCACCTTGCATGAAGGTGATCGCGCCTGGAAAGGTCACGACTGGGATGCTCTCGACCGATTGCACAAGAAGGGAATGATCCATGACCCTGTGGGAGAGGCAAAGTCCGTGGTGCTGACTGATGAAGGGCTGAAGAAGTGTGCGGAGTTGTTTCAAAAGCACTTCGGGAGTTCGAACGGCTGA